Proteins co-encoded in one Juglans regia cultivar Chandler chromosome 16, Walnut 2.0, whole genome shotgun sequence genomic window:
- the LOC109006568 gene encoding transcription factor bHLH121-like yields MDFIQTVSAPDFHPTPQDPGELSTPSLPYSSQRYEVDCISARKTQKAGREKLRRDRLNEQFVELGNVVDPSRPKNDKSTILVDTIQVLKDLASQINKLKAECSTLTEESHELMQEKNDLREEKASLKSDIENLNVQCQQRLGAMFPWAAIDHSVVMGPPSYQFPVPMPMPPGPIPMHPSMQPYPFFGNQNPGLIPNPCSTFVPYVPPNTSVERSARHASPRNRSPILDKQDSRCKSSGKSKTGESEDSDNVATNLELKTPGSTEDQDLSPEPKNSRKRWREENSVTEGSSSSRSSSSVQDSSSNIVVGGIADE; encoded by the exons ATGGACTTCATTCAAACCGTATCCGCCCCAGATTTCCACCCAACCCCTCAAGATCCGGGCGAGCTCTCGACTCCTTCCCTACCATATTCCAG CCAAAGGTATGAAGTGGATTGCATATCCGCAAGAAAAACCCAGAAAGCTGGCCGAGAGAAATTGAGGAGGGATCGACTAAACGAGCAGTTTGTGGAGTTGGGAAATGTTGTAG ATCCTAGCagacccaaaaatgataaatcaacCATTCTAGTTGATACGATTCAAGTGCTGAAGGACCTTGCATCTCAAATCAACAAACTCAAAGCGGAGTGTTCTACACTGACTGAAGAATCCCATGAG TTGATGCAGGAGAAAAATGATCTTAGAGAAGAAAAGGCATCTCTTAAATCTGATATCGAGAACCTTAATGTCCAATGTCAGCAGAGACTGGGGGCGATGTTCCCATGGGCTGCAATTGATCACTCTGTTGTCATGGGCCCACCATCTTATCAGTTTCCAGTACCAATGCCGATGCCTCCGGGGCCAATTCCAATGCATCCGTCTATGCAGCCTTACCCCTTCTTTGGAAATCAGAATCCTGGGCTCATTCCAAACCCCTGCTCAACTTTTGTTCCATATGTACCTCCAAATACCTCGGTCGAACGGTCTGCCCGGCATGCATCTCCACGTAACCGATCCCCCATCTTGGATAAACAAGATTCAAGATGCAAGTCATCTGGGAAGAGCAAGACTGGGGAAAGTGAGGATTCCGATAATGTTGCTACAAACCTGGAGTTGAAGACTCCTGGATCTACTGAAGATCAG GATTTGTCACCAGAACCAAAAAATTCTAGGAAGCGTTGGAGGGAGGAAAACAGTGTAACTGAAGGGAGTTCTTCAAGTAGGTCTTCTTCCTCGGTACAGGATAGCTCTTCCAATATCGTGGTTGGTGGAATAGCTGATGAATGA